In one window of Niallia sp. Man26 DNA:
- a CDS encoding CPBP family intramembrane glutamic endopeptidase, protein MFKNSKGQVRTGWLIFVTLIITFVIQAIFMLPVEMYALFTVASDGDGTAVFTMDRSVIMDGRPWLDVFSYALGYVAALISLLLLWKFLNKKKILDLGFGLFLINIIFGLLLGAISIAIIFFILLFTDNIELINTLSNPNFSTYSITYLIFFILVGLFEELVFRGYIMSTLADRGRRKVTIYMVSALIFGIAHLANQNVTLLGIFNIFLVGILFAYMYDKTQSMWTPIGYHITWNYFQGNVFGFPVSGTTPYGVYTIDVSSGNDLLTGGSFGLEGGLLATLMIIFGFICTYLFSGKRKQTSIRL, encoded by the coding sequence TTGTTTAAAAACAGTAAAGGCCAGGTAAGGACAGGGTGGCTCATTTTTGTAACACTTATCATTACTTTTGTTATTCAAGCCATTTTTATGCTTCCAGTAGAGATGTACGCATTATTTACAGTGGCTTCAGACGGTGACGGTACAGCTGTGTTTACAATGGATAGAAGTGTTATTATGGATGGTCGACCGTGGTTAGATGTATTTTCCTATGCACTTGGTTATGTGGCTGCTTTAATTTCATTGCTTTTATTATGGAAATTCTTAAACAAAAAGAAAATACTAGATTTGGGTTTTGGTTTATTCCTAATAAATATAATATTTGGTCTACTATTAGGAGCTATATCTATTGCAATCATTTTCTTTATCCTGTTATTTACTGATAATATTGAATTAATCAACACACTTTCCAACCCAAACTTTTCAACTTATTCTATTACTTACTTAATCTTTTTTATTTTGGTTGGTTTGTTTGAAGAACTTGTATTCAGAGGCTATATCATGTCTACCCTTGCAGATAGAGGTCGTCGAAAGGTAACCATTTATATGGTGTCAGCCCTGATTTTTGGAATTGCACATTTGGCTAATCAAAATGTAACTCTACTAGGCATTTTCAATATCTTCCTAGTAGGAATACTATTTGCTTACATGTATGACAAAACACAGAGTATGTGGACACCAATAGGCTATCATATTACATGGAACTATTTTCAGGGAAATGTTTTCGGCTTTCCTGTTAGTGGAACAACGCCATATGGTGTATATACAATAGATGTGAGTAGTGGAAATGATTTATTAACAGGAGGTTCTTTTGGGTTAGAAGGAGGGCTTTTAGCTACTCTAATGATCATCTTTGGATTTATTTGTACTTATTTATTTTCTGGTAAAAGGAAGCAAACTTCTATTAGATTGTAG
- a CDS encoding arginase family protein → MSKKTIRILLPQWQGGNDPRYAFGAELLAHIAPKSKTSETFEVAVDKDFGKKLEVENGVIGEQVLFKQMEDTARILDEQQPDRVIIFGGDCSIDQVPFDYLNGKYTGKLGVLWLDAHPDVSTPNDWPNVHAMVLGNLLGKGAPRFASKVKNPILTTHVMYAGLIEKDLGDKEENTVKELNLQFAGPDELRDSSQLIIDWIEKNQIEYLAVHFDLDVLSPTDFRSILPAEPYLENFEPAIGEMTLAQVVRILKDVSTKAEIVGLGIAEHLPWDAINLRKALSEISIFND, encoded by the coding sequence ATGAGTAAAAAAACAATAAGAATTTTATTACCACAATGGCAAGGTGGTAATGACCCGAGATATGCTTTTGGAGCTGAATTATTAGCACATATTGCACCTAAAAGTAAAACAAGCGAGACTTTTGAAGTGGCAGTAGACAAAGACTTCGGAAAAAAATTAGAAGTTGAAAATGGCGTTATTGGAGAGCAAGTATTATTTAAGCAAATGGAAGATACAGCAAGAATTCTAGACGAACAGCAACCTGATAGAGTTATTATTTTCGGAGGTGATTGTTCAATAGATCAAGTTCCTTTTGATTATCTAAATGGAAAATATACAGGGAAGCTGGGGGTATTATGGTTGGATGCGCATCCCGACGTTTCAACACCAAATGATTGGCCAAATGTTCATGCAATGGTATTAGGCAATTTGCTTGGAAAAGGAGCACCACGATTTGCATCGAAAGTAAAAAATCCAATCTTAACAACCCACGTAATGTATGCGGGATTAATAGAGAAGGATCTGGGTGATAAAGAAGAAAATACAGTAAAAGAGTTGAATTTACAATTTGCTGGTCCAGATGAGTTAAGGGACAGCAGTCAGCTAATTATTGATTGGATCGAAAAGAATCAAATTGAATATTTAGCTGTGCACTTCGATTTAGATGTTTTATCACCGACAGATTTCCGTTCTATTTTACCTGCTGAACCATATTTAGAAAATTTCGAGCCTGCCATCGGCGAGATGACGCTTGCACAAGTAGTTCGAATTTTAAAAGATGTTTCAACAAAAGCAGAAATTGTAGGTCTTGGAATTGCTGAACACTTGCCTTGGGATGCTATTAATCTTAGAAAGGCGCTATCTGAAATCTCTATCTTTAATGACTAA
- a CDS encoding glycoside hydrolase family 1 protein, which yields MVKELKAGFPKDFLWGGALAASQCEGASLEDGKKWTTGDAMPYGVFGDVVIPPPENYLKKEAIDFYHRYKEDITLFGEMGFKILRISISWARIFPNGDETEPNEKGLKFYDDLIDELHKHGIEVMVTLVHFEIPLYLATEYGGWTNRKMIDFYQHFVETVYTRYKDKVKYWLTFNEINVILDAPFNGGGIQGKPEEIDKSILYQAIHHQFVASALATKIGHEINPKFKIGCMVANSPYYPLTPNPDDIQEALNRDRETLFFADVHARGQYPGYMKRYFKENNIHIEVTKEDEELMKQHTVDYISFSYYMSYCATADPELNIQELGNVKSTVKNPYLKASDWGWQIDPKGLRYALNQFYDRYQLPLFIVENGLGAVDELVPDEKGSYTVIDDYRINYLKEHLQQVSEAIKDGVELLGYTSWGPIDIVSNTVSEMKKRYGFIYVDKHNDCSGTLERYKKKSFDWYKNVIESNGESLFEGLERVDKK from the coding sequence ATGGTAAAAGAATTAAAAGCAGGATTCCCTAAGGATTTTCTCTGGGGAGGAGCTTTAGCAGCTAGTCAATGTGAAGGAGCATCATTAGAAGATGGGAAAAAGTGGACAACAGGTGACGCAATGCCGTATGGGGTATTTGGTGATGTTGTCATCCCTCCCCCTGAAAATTATTTAAAAAAGGAAGCTATCGATTTCTATCATCGTTATAAAGAAGATATAACGTTATTTGGCGAAATGGGTTTTAAGATTTTAAGAATCTCGATTTCATGGGCACGGATTTTTCCTAATGGCGATGAAACAGAACCAAATGAGAAGGGTTTAAAATTCTACGATGATCTTATTGATGAACTCCATAAACATGGAATAGAAGTTATGGTTACACTCGTCCACTTTGAAATACCGCTGTATTTAGCAACTGAATATGGCGGTTGGACCAATCGGAAGATGATTGATTTTTATCAGCACTTTGTAGAAACAGTTTATACTCGTTACAAAGATAAGGTAAAGTATTGGCTTACTTTTAATGAAATAAACGTAATCTTAGATGCACCTTTTAACGGGGGAGGAATTCAAGGAAAGCCAGAAGAAATTGATAAATCTATTCTTTATCAAGCTATTCATCACCAGTTTGTAGCAAGTGCTTTAGCTACAAAAATTGGTCATGAAATTAATCCGAAATTTAAAATTGGTTGTATGGTTGCTAACAGTCCATACTATCCTTTAACACCAAATCCAGATGATATACAAGAAGCATTAAATCGTGACCGGGAAACATTATTCTTTGCTGATGTACATGCCCGTGGACAATATCCTGGATATATGAAACGTTATTTTAAGGAAAATAACATCCACATTGAAGTAACTAAAGAAGATGAAGAATTAATGAAGCAGCATACTGTCGACTATATTTCTTTCAGTTACTACATGAGTTATTGTGCGACTGCTGATCCAGAATTAAATATTCAGGAACTTGGAAATGTGAAAAGTACGGTGAAAAATCCATACCTTAAAGCAAGCGACTGGGGATGGCAGATTGATCCGAAAGGCCTAAGATATGCGTTAAATCAATTCTACGATCGCTATCAGCTACCATTATTTATTGTCGAAAATGGTTTAGGTGCAGTTGATGAACTAGTTCCTGATGAGAAAGGAAGTTACACAGTAATTGACGATTACCGTATAAATTACTTGAAAGAGCATCTTCAGCAAGTATCTGAAGCAATTAAAGATGGTGTTGAGCTACTAGGATATACAAGCTGGGGGCCAATAGATATTGTAAGTAATACTGTTTCTGAAATGAAGAAACGATATGGTTTTATTTATGTAGATAAACACAATGATTGCAGCGGGACGCTTGAACGTTACAAGAAGAAAAGTTTTGATTGGTATAAAAATGTAATTGAGTCTAATGGTGAGTCTTTATTTGAAGGTTTAGAAAGGGTGGATAAAAAATGA
- a CDS encoding MFS transporter codes for MKFNKKKINIVDIQTAKKSVFATGVGNAMEWFDFGLYSYLAVIISQNFFSAVQNDELKLIFTFTTFAIAFLMRPLGGIIFGKIGDKAGRKVVLTTTIILMAFSTLLIGLLPTYDQIGIWAPILLLVARIIQGFSTGGEYAGAMVYIAESSPDNKRSILGSGLEIGTLTGYILASLVASILFVALSDEQMATWGWRIPFLLGLPLGLIGMYLRKTLEESPIFENEISSTEAEEQTEEGFFSILRNHKKDIIVCFVSVAFFNVTNYMLLSYMPSYLNEIIGLSSTTGTILITLVMVIMVPLTLLFGKLSDNIGNKNVFLIGLGGLSLLSVLAFYFVNLNGLLFISLGILILGVLLATYEGSMPGSLPAMFYTDIRYRTLSVTFNVSVSIFGGTTPLVSTWLVHQTGNNLAPAWYLTIVSLVGFFVILFLFKSTTGKSLKGSYPTVATKSEFKEVVENPEDALWWRTEQE; via the coding sequence ATGAAGTTTAACAAGAAGAAGATTAACATCGTAGATATCCAAACGGCAAAGAAAAGTGTGTTTGCAACTGGGGTTGGAAATGCAATGGAATGGTTTGATTTTGGTTTATATTCCTACTTAGCTGTTATTATTAGCCAGAACTTTTTTAGTGCAGTACAAAATGACGAGTTAAAATTAATATTTACTTTCACGACTTTCGCCATTGCCTTTTTAATGCGTCCATTAGGCGGTATTATCTTCGGTAAAATTGGTGATAAAGCAGGAAGAAAAGTCGTCTTAACTACAACCATTATTTTAATGGCCTTTTCTACCTTATTGATCGGTTTATTACCTACTTATGATCAAATTGGTATATGGGCTCCCATCCTGTTATTAGTCGCAAGAATTATTCAAGGCTTTTCAACTGGAGGCGAATATGCTGGTGCAATGGTCTATATTGCTGAATCATCTCCTGACAATAAGCGCAGCATCCTCGGAAGTGGATTAGAAATTGGTACCCTAACTGGGTATATATTGGCTTCCCTCGTAGCAAGCATACTTTTTGTCGCATTATCTGATGAACAGATGGCCACATGGGGATGGAGAATCCCATTCTTGCTTGGTTTACCGCTAGGACTTATTGGAATGTACCTGAGAAAAACCTTAGAGGAATCACCTATTTTTGAAAATGAAATTTCTTCTACTGAAGCTGAAGAACAAACAGAAGAAGGCTTCTTTTCTATTCTAAGAAATCATAAAAAAGATATAATAGTCTGTTTCGTATCTGTAGCCTTCTTTAATGTGACAAATTATATGCTACTATCCTACATGCCTTCCTATTTAAACGAGATAATTGGTTTATCAAGCACGACCGGTACTATTTTAATTACACTTGTGATGGTCATCATGGTGCCACTTACATTACTATTCGGTAAGTTAAGTGATAACATTGGTAATAAAAATGTCTTCTTAATTGGTTTAGGCGGACTATCACTCTTATCTGTACTAGCTTTTTATTTCGTGAATCTGAATGGCTTACTATTTATTTCGTTAGGTATCCTTATTCTGGGCGTACTGCTTGCAACATATGAAGGCTCTATGCCCGGTTCATTGCCAGCAATGTTTTATACCGATATACGCTACCGAACACTATCTGTAACATTTAATGTCTCTGTTTCCATATTTGGAGGTACTACACCATTAGTTTCCACCTGGCTTGTTCACCAAACAGGCAATAACTTAGCGCCTGCCTGGTATTTAACAATCGTAAGCCTTGTCGGATTCTTTGTAATACTATTCTTATTTAAGAGTACTACAGGAAAATCCTTAAAAGGATCTTATCCAACAGTTGCGACGAAATCTGAATTTAAAGAAGTTGTTGAGAATCCTGAGGATGCACTATGGTGGCGGACGGAACAAGAATAA
- a CDS encoding LysR family transcriptional regulator, with the protein MNIEQLMYIVEVAKVRSLGEAAKTLNISQSALSQAITKFENELNIKIFNRTRAGTIPTKEGDLLIAKSQNALKAIYQIEDEAKQINHLNDLLRITVIPGLIGPIVDTYLDYKKKDSKLKIEINEKSSMDIIVDLKNDKIDIGFIAINRKNMDAVTGFQFTPVRKGKLLVFASKDSVIAKTKDVIKPNVLKEQLFVLYKDEYVQSFISNFNRLYGPIDIFLKTTDTQIITNTILKLEAITIGHDISAEFNQNFPYKENIVALEIENFSDTSFTFGWIKKHDNKLARETNLFIEKVSNILIK; encoded by the coding sequence ATGAACATAGAACAGTTAATGTATATAGTGGAAGTTGCAAAAGTAAGATCACTAGGGGAAGCAGCAAAAACATTAAATATTAGTCAATCTGCTTTAAGTCAGGCTATTACTAAGTTTGAAAATGAACTAAACATCAAAATATTTAATCGAACAAGAGCTGGTACTATACCAACAAAAGAAGGGGATCTCTTAATAGCAAAGTCTCAAAATGCATTAAAAGCGATCTATCAGATTGAAGACGAAGCAAAACAAATAAATCATTTAAATGATTTACTACGCATAACGGTCATTCCTGGCTTGATTGGTCCAATAGTTGATACTTATCTAGATTACAAAAAAAAGGACTCCAAATTAAAGATTGAAATTAACGAAAAATCAAGTATGGATATCATTGTAGATTTAAAGAATGACAAAATTGATATTGGTTTTATCGCCATCAATAGAAAAAATATGGATGCAGTTACCGGATTTCAATTCACTCCGGTTAGAAAAGGGAAACTGTTAGTCTTCGCTTCAAAAGATTCTGTTATAGCTAAAACAAAGGACGTCATTAAACCAAATGTGCTGAAAGAGCAATTATTTGTATTGTATAAAGATGAATATGTCCAAAGCTTTATATCAAATTTTAACCGCTTATATGGACCTATTGATATTTTTCTTAAAACTACAGATACACAAATAATCACCAATACTATTTTAAAACTTGAGGCTATAACTATTGGGCATGATATTTCAGCTGAATTTAATCAAAACTTTCCATATAAAGAAAATATCGTTGCTTTAGAAATTGAAAATTTCTCTGACACATCTTTCACTTTTGGCTGGATTAAAAAACACGACAATAAGCTTGCCAGGGAGACAAACCTATTTATTGAGAAAGTTAGCAATATACTAATTAAATAG
- a CDS encoding cyclase family protein, with protein MEKFKINSFDKYIDLSHSISHGTVTFPGDPPASITTYLDRKTVSKQNGGGPYSSSEINKITLVSTSGTYMDAPYHVFEDGKKIKDYPLEKLVNIPSIVIQISNDRPFFDVQDVEGMNVKGKAVLFSSGHDRLFMTSKYGNNAPYLTVELANVLVEQQAAFVGIDTPLVDNISTLSNIGTPVHYILLGAEIPICEDMRNLQALPSSDFTITAVPPAVDLESFPVRVFASIRDN; from the coding sequence ATGGAGAAATTTAAAATTAACTCATTTGATAAATATATTGATCTTAGTCATTCCATCTCACACGGAACAGTAACATTTCCAGGAGATCCACCAGCTTCAATTACAACATACCTTGATAGAAAGACAGTTTCTAAACAAAATGGTGGGGGACCTTATTCCAGCTCAGAAATTAATAAGATAACGTTAGTTAGTACAAGCGGCACTTATATGGATGCCCCATATCATGTGTTTGAGGATGGCAAAAAAATTAAGGATTATCCATTGGAGAAACTTGTCAATATCCCTTCAATAGTAATACAAATCTCAAATGATAGACCCTTTTTTGACGTACAAGATGTGGAAGGGATGAATGTAAAAGGCAAAGCAGTTTTATTCAGTAGTGGACATGATAGGTTATTCATGACATCAAAGTATGGAAATAATGCACCCTATTTAACTGTAGAGTTAGCAAATGTCCTTGTTGAGCAACAAGCAGCATTCGTCGGAATTGATACTCCATTAGTGGATAATATTTCAACCCTTTCTAATATAGGTACACCCGTGCACTATATACTTCTAGGTGCTGAAATCCCTATCTGTGAAGATATGAGAAATCTACAAGCATTACCATCTAGTGATTTCACCATAACAGCTGTTCCTCCTGCAGTTGATTTGGAGAGCTTTCCTGTAAGAGTATTTGCATCTATTCGTGATAATTAA
- a CDS encoding SRPBCC family protein, producing MATGTHTVVVPVDVQAVWDYVSDLEKWATTVPAYKEHKIINDKQSIWTFEGSLKGIKKTIQAQVDITEWNEPSNIKFELKGLSDNFSGSGLFTAEDINGETMMTCTVEIHAGGLSGAMLTPIIKLAVPKVASRLTESIARKIAVYS from the coding sequence ATGGCAACAGGAACTCATACCGTAGTAGTTCCAGTAGATGTACAAGCAGTTTGGGATTATGTCAGTGATCTTGAAAAATGGGCAACGACAGTACCAGCCTATAAAGAACATAAAATCATAAATGACAAGCAATCTATTTGGACATTTGAAGGTAGTCTGAAAGGCATTAAAAAAACAATACAAGCACAGGTAGATATTACCGAATGGAATGAACCTTCAAATATTAAATTTGAACTAAAAGGTTTATCAGATAATTTTTCAGGAAGCGGTCTCTTTACTGCAGAAGATATTAATGGTGAAACAATGATGACTTGTACGGTGGAAATCCATGCAGGCGGATTATCTGGTGCAATGTTAACACCAATTATTAAATTGGCAGTTCCGAAAGTAGCATCTCGTTTAACAGAATCTATCGCACGTAAAATAGCAGTATACTCATAG
- a CDS encoding membrane protein, whose protein sequence is MTFGVYQLLINIILVEIAFCYVKSYIGIGKMVSMIGIGFIADYFVSIYTYMLGNDLNLTIKLLILLVAVIIIGFGFSLYMASDFGVAPYDTIALIILKVSNHKIPFAIARVITDITCVVVGFLFGALIGISTIITAVFTGPLVQYFTGHISKIILQKGKESKAI, encoded by the coding sequence ATGACGTTTGGAGTATATCAATTATTAATAAATATAATCCTCGTGGAGATTGCCTTCTGTTATGTTAAAAGCTATATCGGGATTGGAAAAATGGTGAGTATGATTGGTATAGGGTTTATCGCAGATTATTTTGTATCTATTTATACTTATATGTTGGGAAATGACCTAAATCTTACAATAAAATTATTAATATTATTAGTAGCTGTAATCATTATAGGTTTTGGTTTTTCCCTCTACATGGCATCCGATTTTGGGGTTGCACCATATGATACTATAGCACTGATCATTCTGAAGGTAAGTAATCATAAGATACCTTTTGCTATAGCAAGAGTTATCACAGATATAACATGTGTAGTTGTAGGTTTTTTATTTGGAGCACTCATTGGTATAAGTACAATAATTACAGCCGTGTTTACTGGTCCACTTGTTCAGTACTTCACTGGTCATATATCAAAAATAATACTCCAAAAAGGAAAAGAATCAAAAGCTATTTAA
- a CDS encoding 2,3-butanediol dehydrogenase: protein MKVARLYGSQDLRIEMVQEPIVSSGQVKVKVEWGGICGSDLHAYSHGQSPEPHPISKQAPPITLGHEFSGTIVEVSGDVTSHQVGERVAIEPLIYCGECYACKRGYYNQCSMVGFVGLNQDGGFAEYVVVDEKMVHKLPENVSFEEGALVEPTAVSFYAVRESDLKPGDSVAIFGAGPIGLLTLLSVKAAGATKIIVVDISEERLEKAAELGATTVINGMRDDIAEQILELTDGGVSVAYECAGVQPTMTNAVASVKQGGQVMAIAVFGKPVAIDMGQLLYKGANVTSRLAYRHIFPEVIDMISTGRLDVKGVITKKIDIDDIVESGFESLINDKKQAKILVRPTK, encoded by the coding sequence ATGAAAGTAGCTAGATTATATGGGAGTCAAGATCTTCGTATAGAAATGGTGCAAGAACCAATTGTTTCATCCGGTCAAGTAAAAGTGAAGGTTGAATGGGGAGGAATATGTGGTAGTGACCTTCATGCTTATTCACACGGTCAATCTCCAGAGCCACATCCAATTTCTAAACAGGCACCTCCAATCACACTAGGACATGAATTCTCAGGTACAATTGTTGAGGTTTCTGGTGATGTAACGAGCCACCAAGTTGGTGAAAGAGTTGCTATTGAACCACTTATTTATTGTGGTGAATGCTACGCATGCAAAAGAGGTTATTACAACCAATGCAGCATGGTAGGGTTTGTCGGTCTAAATCAAGATGGCGGGTTTGCTGAGTATGTGGTTGTAGATGAAAAAATGGTTCATAAGCTACCTGAAAATGTATCTTTTGAAGAGGGTGCATTAGTTGAACCTACAGCTGTTTCCTTTTATGCAGTTAGAGAAAGCGACTTGAAGCCAGGGGACTCTGTAGCTATTTTTGGTGCTGGTCCAATAGGTTTGTTAACATTATTGTCTGTAAAAGCAGCAGGCGCAACAAAGATTATTGTAGTGGACATATCTGAGGAACGTCTGGAAAAAGCTGCAGAGTTAGGAGCTACTACCGTTATTAATGGTATGCGTGATGATATTGCGGAACAAATCCTTGAACTGACAGATGGCGGAGTCAGTGTTGCTTATGAATGTGCAGGGGTACAACCGACAATGACCAACGCAGTTGCGTCCGTAAAACAAGGTGGACAAGTAATGGCAATAGCTGTATTTGGAAAACCAGTTGCTATTGATATGGGTCAACTATTGTATAAAGGTGCAAATGTAACTTCAAGACTTGCTTATAGACATATTTTCCCTGAAGTAATTGATATGATTTCTACAGGCCGTTTAGATGTTAAAGGAGTTATCACAAAAAAAATTGATATTGATGATATAGTCGAAAGTGGTTTTGAATCATTAATTAATGATAAAAAACAAGCGAAAATATTAGTACGACCAACAAAGTAA
- a CDS encoding PLP-dependent aminotransferase family protein has translation MKNTIFALNDDAPKYKQIYEQFKLYIENGNISVNEQLPSIRQLADSLSVSRNTTLNAYEQLLAEGYIRSNGRKGYFVNELDPLLYQSVKMPTKNEKKELKNARIDFRAGTVDQQHFPLKTWRRVTNQVLTMHHSYQYGDPFGEECLREQIAAYLFQSRGLKTNANNIIISSGTQPMLINLGKLLRENFSSFIVEDPGYVGAREALKFHDFTLETVPVCETGTDFSTLNQKESRLIYVTPSHQSPIGVSMSIQERLKLINWASVRQGYIIEDDYDSEFRYTQQPFPALASIDSTRVIYFGNFSKSFLPGIRISYMVLPDSLINQYKKQFYLFECPASLHNQLAMAKFMKDGEWNRHLKRMRLVYKQKMNYIVSELKSHFKQTITIIGEQSGLFVLVKLHLNRTEEWLINRASLYGVVVYPTSIYTLENHMNEPTIKLGFSNLTCEEIQLGVHLLKEAWS, from the coding sequence ATGAAAAATACTATTTTTGCTCTTAATGACGACGCACCGAAATACAAACAAATTTACGAACAGTTTAAATTATATATTGAGAATGGAAATATCTCCGTTAACGAACAGCTGCCATCTATTCGTCAACTTGCAGACTCCCTTTCGGTAAGCAGAAATACTACACTTAATGCCTATGAACAACTTTTGGCAGAAGGTTATATTCGTAGTAATGGACGTAAAGGCTATTTTGTAAACGAATTAGATCCGCTTTTATATCAAAGTGTAAAAATGCCAACTAAAAATGAAAAAAAAGAATTAAAAAATGCCCGCATTGATTTCCGAGCAGGAACCGTAGATCAACAGCATTTCCCATTGAAAACTTGGAGAAGAGTGACCAATCAAGTTCTAACTATGCACCATAGTTATCAATATGGAGACCCTTTTGGTGAAGAATGCTTACGTGAACAAATTGCAGCCTATTTATTTCAATCTCGTGGACTCAAAACAAATGCAAATAATATCATAATCAGCAGTGGCACTCAGCCTATGTTAATTAATTTAGGGAAGCTTCTGAGGGAAAATTTCTCTAGCTTTATTGTTGAAGATCCAGGATATGTTGGTGCTAGAGAAGCTTTGAAGTTTCATGATTTTACATTGGAAACGGTACCTGTTTGTGAAACAGGTACAGATTTTTCTACACTAAATCAGAAGGAATCAAGACTGATTTATGTAACACCCTCTCACCAAAGTCCAATAGGCGTTAGTATGTCCATACAAGAAAGGTTAAAGCTTATAAATTGGGCCAGTGTCAGACAGGGATATATTATTGAAGATGATTATGATAGTGAATTCCGTTATACACAGCAACCATTCCCAGCATTAGCTTCCATTGATTCAACAAGAGTCATTTACTTTGGGAACTTTTCGAAGTCATTTCTTCCTGGAATACGTATAAGTTATATGGTTCTTCCAGATTCATTAATAAACCAGTATAAAAAGCAATTTTACCTTTTTGAATGCCCTGCTTCGCTTCATAATCAGCTTGCAATGGCTAAATTTATGAAAGATGGTGAATGGAATCGCCATCTTAAACGAATGCGTCTTGTTTATAAGCAAAAAATGAATTATATCGTTTCAGAATTAAAGAGTCATTTCAAACAAACTATAACGATAATTGGAGAACAGTCTGGATTATTTGTGCTCGTTAAACTCCATCTTAACCGTACTGAAGAATGGTTAATCAATCGCGCTTCATTATATGGAGTAGTAGTGTATCCTACCTCCATATATACGCTAGAAAATCACATGAATGAGCCCACTATAAAGCTTGGCTTTAGCAACCTAACATGTGAAGAAATTCAATTAGGGGTTCATCTTTTAAAAGAAGCTTGGTCATAA
- a CDS encoding dihydrodipicolinate synthase family protein, translating to MKNPFLEFSVAMVTPFTYDGKLNLDGIPPLIDYYKKNNVPSLLISGSTGEQHSMTIEERITLFHKVKEAAKNEVLLYGGVAAVQTKDAISLAIAAEEAGLNGIMLGFPPYLRINQEEAFHYVAKVCSHTSLPIMLYNNPPRTGFNLNIETLLRLVKQFPQIIALKEAGDRATVKEVKEKLGSTFIVLTGSDQTILEDAELGFNGISSVLGNVFPNEIHEIVKQIKSGKINVAKELLSKLSPYMKTITEIGALRAIKYILDKQNVSAGICREPISTLNKEEQIIIDGFLK from the coding sequence ATGAAAAATCCTTTTCTTGAATTCAGTGTTGCGATGGTAACACCGTTTACTTATGATGGAAAGCTAAATTTAGACGGTATACCGCCATTAATTGATTACTATAAAAAGAATAATGTTCCCTCCTTACTGATTAGTGGATCTACAGGAGAGCAACATTCTATGACTATAGAAGAACGTATTACTTTATTTCATAAAGTAAAAGAAGCAGCGAAAAATGAAGTTCTACTTTATGGAGGAGTTGCAGCAGTTCAAACGAAAGATGCGATTTCACTGGCTATTGCAGCAGAAGAAGCTGGTTTAAATGGAATTATGTTAGGTTTCCCTCCATACCTCCGAATTAATCAAGAGGAAGCCTTTCATTATGTAGCAAAGGTTTGTTCCCATACTTCTTTACCAATTATGCTATATAATAACCCTCCAAGAACTGGTTTTAATTTAAATATAGAAACATTACTTAGATTAGTTAAACAGTTTCCTCAGATTATTGCATTAAAGGAAGCGGGTGATCGAGCTACAGTAAAGGAAGTTAAAGAAAAACTCGGTTCTACATTTATTGTATTAACTGGATCAGACCAAACTATATTAGAAGATGCTGAACTTGGTTTTAATGGTATTTCTAGTGTGTTAGGAAATGTATTTCCTAACGAAATACATGAGATAGTTAAACAAATAAAGTCTGGTAAGATTAATGTTGCAAAGGAGCTACTCTCTAAACTGTCCCCTTATATGAAGACTATTACAGAGATTGGAGCACTTCGAGCCATTAAGTATATATTAGATAAGCAAAATGTATCTGCAGGTATTTGTCGGGAACCCATTTCTACTTTAAACAAAGAGGAGCAAATAATAATTGATGGTTTTCTTAAATAG